In a genomic window of Pontibacter liquoris:
- a CDS encoding S9 family peptidase: MKHLYTTLKNTAMLFTGCLLVSAGCTSGNTGGSGTAATAEQTDSATIATTPAQPQPPIAPKHPKELTALGHTRTDNYYWLNERENPEVISYLEAENRYTEQMLKSTEGLQQKLFQEIVGRIKQTDESVPFKDNGYWYYTRYEEGKEYPIYARKKGTMEATEQVMLNANQRAEGLAYYAASGMNVSPNNQLLAFGEDTVSRRKYTIRFKDLNSGALLSDAIPNTTGSAVWANDNKTVFYTMKDPSLRSFKIFRHTLGTPTSQDKEVYHEADETFSTFVFKTKSEKYILIGSNSTLANEYRYLDASKPNGTFKVIQPRERGLEYSIDHFGDKFYIVTNKDGATNFKLMQTPVSKPGKANWKDVLPARQDVLLEGIEIFRDYLALQERKNGLTQIRIKKWNDPKTDYYIPFKEEAYTAYIGTNPDFDSKTLRYQYSSLTTPNSTYDYDMQTEQQKLLKREEVVGDFSPENYEAKRIYATAKDGTKIPVSLVYRKGLELNGNNPTLIYGYGSYGYSTDPSFSSVRLSLLDRGFVYAIAHIRGGQEMGRQWYENGKLLKKKNTFTDFIDASEYLIAQKYTNPDKLFAMGGSAGGLLMGAVVNMRPDLYKGVIAAVPFVDVITTMLDTSIPLTTGEFDEWGNPTNKAYYDYMLSYSPYDNVEAKAYPNMLVTTGLHDSQVQYFEPAKWVAKLRDMKTDNNMLLLHTNMAAGHGGASGRFERYKETALEYAFFLHLLDAQNQ; encoded by the coding sequence ATGAAACACCTGTATACCACGTTAAAAAACACGGCTATGCTGTTTACCGGCTGCCTGCTGGTAAGCGCCGGCTGCACCTCGGGCAACACGGGCGGCAGCGGCACTGCTGCCACCGCAGAGCAAACCGATTCGGCCACCATAGCGACCACACCGGCCCAGCCGCAGCCACCTATTGCGCCCAAGCACCCGAAGGAGCTTACGGCCCTGGGCCATACCCGCACCGACAACTACTATTGGCTCAACGAGCGCGAAAACCCGGAGGTGATCTCGTACCTCGAAGCAGAGAACCGCTATACCGAGCAAATGTTAAAAAGCACCGAGGGCCTGCAGCAGAAACTCTTCCAGGAAATAGTGGGCCGCATCAAACAGACAGATGAATCGGTGCCATTTAAGGATAACGGCTACTGGTACTATACCCGCTACGAGGAAGGCAAGGAATACCCGATCTATGCCCGCAAAAAAGGCACAATGGAGGCGACTGAACAGGTCATGTTAAACGCCAACCAGCGCGCTGAGGGCCTGGCTTACTATGCCGCATCAGGCATGAACGTGAGCCCTAACAACCAGTTGCTGGCCTTCGGCGAAGATACCGTGAGCCGCCGCAAGTATACCATCCGTTTCAAAGACCTGAACTCCGGGGCTTTGCTCTCTGATGCTATTCCCAACACCACGGGCAGCGCCGTTTGGGCTAACGACAACAAAACCGTGTTTTATACCATGAAGGACCCGTCGCTGCGCTCCTTCAAAATATTCCGGCACACGCTGGGCACGCCCACCAGCCAGGACAAGGAAGTATACCACGAGGCCGACGAGACCTTCAGCACGTTTGTGTTTAAGACCAAGTCGGAGAAGTACATCCTCATCGGCAGCAACAGCACCCTAGCAAACGAATACCGCTACCTGGATGCCAGCAAACCCAACGGCACCTTTAAGGTGATACAACCGCGCGAGCGGGGGCTGGAATATAGCATCGACCATTTTGGCGATAAGTTCTATATTGTGACCAACAAGGATGGCGCGACTAACTTTAAGCTGATGCAGACGCCGGTAAGCAAGCCCGGCAAAGCTAACTGGAAAGATGTGCTGCCGGCCCGCCAGGATGTATTGCTGGAAGGCATCGAGATCTTCCGGGATTACCTGGCCCTGCAGGAACGCAAAAACGGCCTGACGCAGATCCGCATTAAAAAGTGGAACGACCCGAAGACCGATTATTACATTCCTTTTAAAGAGGAAGCTTACACTGCCTACATCGGCACCAACCCCGATTTCGACAGTAAAACGCTGCGCTACCAGTACAGCTCGCTAACTACACCCAACTCCACCTACGACTATGACATGCAAACCGAACAGCAGAAACTGCTGAAGCGCGAGGAAGTAGTAGGCGATTTCAGCCCGGAGAACTATGAGGCCAAACGCATCTATGCCACGGCAAAAGACGGCACCAAAATCCCGGTTTCGCTGGTATACCGCAAAGGACTGGAGCTGAACGGCAACAACCCCACGCTTATTTACGGCTATGGCTCCTATGGCTACAGCACCGATCCCTCGTTCAGCTCCGTGCGCCTGAGCCTGCTGGACCGTGGCTTTGTGTATGCCATTGCCCACATCCGCGGTGGCCAGGAAATGGGCCGCCAATGGTATGAGAACGGCAAGCTGCTGAAAAAGAAAAATACCTTCACCGACTTTATCGATGCTTCCGAGTACCTGATCGCCCAGAAGTATACCAACCCCGACAAGTTGTTTGCTATGGGTGGCAGTGCCGGGGGCTTGCTGATGGGCGCGGTGGTGAACATGCGCCCCGACCTGTATAAAGGCGTAATTGCGGCCGTGCCTTTTGTAGATGTGATCACCACCATGTTGGATACGAGCATTCCGCTGACCACCGGCGAGTTCGACGAGTGGGGCAACCCAACCAACAAGGCTTACTATGATTACATGCTCTCTTACTCGCCCTACGACAACGTAGAAGCAAAGGCCTACCCGAACATGCTCGTGACCACCGGCCTCCACGACTCGCAGGTGCAGTACTTTGAGCCCGCTAAGTGGGTGGCCAAGCTCCGCGACATGAAGACGGACAACAATATGCTGCTGCTGCACACCAACATGGCAGCCGGGCACGGTGGCGCCTCCGGCCGCTTTGAGCGCTACAAGGAAACGGCCCTCGAATACGCCTTCTTCCTCCACCTGCTGGACGCGCAAAACCAGTAG
- a CDS encoding acyl-CoA-binding protein, with amino-acid sequence MASQAEFEQAVAKSQTLTERPSNNTLLQLYGLFKQATEGDVHTARPGGFDFKNIAKWDAWKANEGKSQEEARSAYVQLVNQLAGE; translated from the coding sequence ATGGCATCACAAGCAGAATTTGAACAGGCGGTTGCAAAATCGCAGACCTTAACCGAGCGCCCTTCCAACAACACGCTCCTGCAGCTGTACGGGCTTTTTAAGCAGGCCACCGAAGGCGACGTGCACACGGCACGCCCCGGCGGTTTTGACTTTAAGAACATTGCCAAATGGGATGCCTGGAAAGCGAACGAAGGCAAAAGCCAGGAAGAAGCCCGCAGCGCGTATGTGCAGCTTGTAAACCAGCTGGCCGGCGAGTAA
- a CDS encoding putative signal transducing protein, whose protein sequence is MAERLITIATCNDPTQAHILKGRLAAEGILCFLGDEHIVAAQPFYAVAVGGIKLRVPENDEEEARAIMAGILGGSASFLLNDELELAPPMQEHAPEAHTCPTCGSDNIAEEKYNRAVFSLSYLFLGFPVPFLSHKYKCYNCSHRWRRK, encoded by the coding sequence ATGGCTGAGCGCCTGATAACAATTGCTACCTGCAACGATCCGACACAGGCGCACATCCTGAAAGGGCGCCTGGCGGCAGAAGGCATTCTTTGTTTTCTGGGAGATGAGCACATTGTGGCGGCGCAGCCCTTTTATGCAGTAGCCGTAGGAGGAATAAAGCTGCGGGTGCCGGAAAATGACGAGGAAGAAGCGCGCGCCATTATGGCCGGCATACTGGGCGGAAGCGCCTCTTTTCTTTTGAACGATGAATTGGAGCTGGCCCCGCCCATGCAAGAGCACGCCCCGGAGGCGCATACCTGCCCTACCTGCGGCTCCGACAACATTGCAGAAGAGAAGTATAACAGGGCCGTCTTTTCGCTGAGCTATCTGTTCCTCGGCTTCCCGGTCCCTTTCCTGAGCCACAAGTATAAATGTTATAATTGCAGCCACCGCTGGAGAAGAAAATAA
- a CDS encoding CDGSH iron-sulfur domain-containing protein: MATTKLTVNNNGSLRIEGDFEIVDKDGNAYGLDGRTVVSVCRCGLSKNKPFCDGSHKGHFEHEAVAFNLPPKK, encoded by the coding sequence ATGGCAACAACAAAACTGACAGTAAACAACAACGGCTCGCTGCGCATCGAAGGCGATTTTGAAATTGTAGATAAAGATGGTAACGCGTACGGCCTGGACGGACGTACCGTGGTTTCGGTATGCCGCTGCGGCCTTTCCAAGAACAAGCCTTTCTGCGATGGCTCGCACAAAGGGCATTTTGAGCACGAAGCCGTTGCGTTCAACCTTCCTCCTAAAAAATAA